One window of the Candidatus Chromulinivoraceae bacterium genome contains the following:
- a CDS encoding aquaporin has product MATKKAASSAKKSTNKSTAAKQTMTKVTTVKAVESRPVMQAASSPKKRSLKFGLSRTPLVGALIAEFLGTFILAGAVIAGQGQPILVFFALAGVVLTIGTISGGYANPALVLGAWVTKRMSGIRALAYIVAEVLGAMLALVILDAYVNNAPAGSSASTYASSAQLFKAAAIPQGKEWFIFLSEFIGAIIFGFAVAGATREKKERTAAALTVGLGAFLGLMMAGSAATMLGGSAILNPALAVALQAIDFASVWPILVYVIGASLGAIIGFVLYDLIRTSEEPEEKAAY; this is encoded by the coding sequence ATGGCTACCAAAAAAGCCGCTTCGTCTGCGAAAAAGTCGACTAACAAATCGACTGCAGCAAAGCAAACAATGACAAAAGTAACGACCGTCAAAGCCGTTGAGTCACGCCCAGTCATGCAGGCAGCCTCATCACCTAAGAAGAGGTCGCTCAAGTTCGGTCTAAGCCGTACACCACTTGTTGGCGCTTTGATTGCCGAGTTTCTCGGTACGTTCATCTTGGCAGGTGCTGTCATCGCAGGACAGGGCCAACCAATCTTAGTGTTCTTTGCGCTTGCCGGTGTTGTACTGACAATCGGTACAATCTCAGGTGGTTACGCAAACCCAGCACTTGTACTTGGTGCATGGGTAACTAAGCGCATGAGCGGTATCCGCGCACTTGCCTACATCGTTGCTGAAGTTCTCGGTGCAATGCTCGCACTCGTCATTCTTGACGCGTACGTTAACAATGCTCCAGCAGGATCATCAGCAAGCACGTACGCATCTAGTGCACAGCTCTTTAAGGCTGCGGCTATTCCACAAGGTAAAGAATGGTTCATTTTCTTGAGCGAGTTCATTGGAGCAATCATCTTCGGATTTGCTGTGGCTGGTGCTACCCGCGAAAAGAAAGAACGAACAGCTGCTGCCCTGACCGTCGGCCTTGGTGCATTCCTTGGTTTGATGATGGCAGGCTCAGCTGCAACAATGCTTGGTGGAAGTGCAATTCTTAACCCAGCACTTGCCGTTGCACTACAGGCAATTGACTTCGCAAGCGTATGGCCGATTCTTGTATATGTTATCGGTGCCTCACTTGGTGCGATTATCGGTTTCGTGCTATACGATCTCATTCGCACAAGCGAAGAACCAGAAGAAAAAGCAGCTTACTAG
- a CDS encoding phenylalanine--tRNA ligase subunit alpha, whose protein sequence is MTNIEELRPLLLNQIAVSEQPRDVLKSNQIKQLYAVIPTLDPSERGAYGKAVNELKVILEAAVTLREAELEDGTVEPIDVTAPRDINAAEPHLLSTEQGTQHPLTHELENVIDIFTRMGFEAIESRQIDDDHHMFGALNFPENHPARDGYDTFRTEEGFIPPAHTSTMQNRILKDGRKKLEAGGQIAAISYGRVFRNEDVDPTHEHTFYQCEGVFVSKDASLGEMLGTLRSFFETYYGQKLKIKTQPGYFPFVEPGLEFAIEKPAALGGKPGEWLEMLGCGMIHPNVLKAADIDPEIYRGFAWGGGVDRLVMLKYGIEDVRHFESGKLQFLRKFA, encoded by the coding sequence ATGACTAATATCGAGGAATTACGCCCCCTGCTTCTTAATCAGATTGCCGTGTCTGAGCAGCCACGTGACGTATTGAAGAGCAATCAAATAAAACAACTGTATGCAGTTATTCCAACACTCGATCCAAGTGAGCGCGGTGCGTATGGTAAAGCGGTTAACGAGTTAAAAGTTATACTTGAGGCAGCTGTCACACTACGTGAAGCAGAGCTTGAGGATGGCACAGTCGAGCCAATTGATGTGACGGCACCGCGAGACATCAACGCTGCCGAACCCCATCTTCTTTCAACTGAACAGGGCACACAACATCCATTGACGCATGAGCTAGAAAACGTTATCGATATTTTTACGCGCATGGGTTTTGAGGCAATCGAGTCACGCCAAATCGACGACGATCACCATATGTTTGGTGCGCTTAATTTTCCTGAAAATCACCCAGCTCGCGACGGTTATGATACGTTTCGCACCGAAGAGGGTTTTATCCCGCCTGCACATACCTCCACAATGCAAAACCGTATCCTTAAAGATGGCCGCAAAAAACTTGAGGCCGGTGGTCAAATCGCTGCTATTAGCTATGGTCGTGTTTTTCGCAATGAGGACGTAGATCCAACGCATGAACACACGTTTTATCAATGTGAAGGTGTGTTTGTTTCGAAAGATGCAAGCTTGGGTGAGATGCTTGGTACATTGCGTAGTTTCTTCGAAACTTATTATGGTCAAAAGCTAAAAATCAAAACACAGCCTGGGTACTTTCCATTTGTGGAGCCTGGACTAGAATTTGCAATCGAAAAACCTGCGGCACTTGGTGGTAAACCAGGTGAATGGCTCGAGATGCTTGGTTGCGGTATGATTCATCCGAATGTTTTAAAAGCTGCTGATATCGATCCTGAAATCTACCGCGGTTTTGCCTGGGGTGGCGGTGTTGATCGTTTAGTAATGCTAAAGTACGGTATCGAAGATGTGCGACATTTCGAATCTGGCAAACTGCAATTCTTAAGGAAATTCGCATGA
- the pheT gene encoding phenylalanine--tRNA ligase subunit beta yields MIISVNWLKKFTDVDLPIDELAILIGARLVEIEEIIDYGAKYKDVVVAKVVECRPLEGSDHLNVAMLDDGGKTHDVERDGNGYVQVVCGAPNIRKDLLVAWLPPNTVVPETYDTNEPFILGARKLRGVMSNGMIASPRELALFDEHEGILELDEDFAPGASFAESYELNDYLLDIENKSLTHRPDTFGIIGFAREVAAIQGKTFKTPNWLGMIEPEFAPREGDVEAPTVTIEDVNISRRYQAVVLSGADGAAKSPLRIQTYLSRVGVRPINAIVDVTNYLMMLTGQPLHAFDYDKLVEVGGGKADIHVRVGREGEKLELLDGREIVLTPEDIVIAAGETAIGLVGAMGGASTEIDNTTKNIIVESATFNLYNLRGTQMRHGIFSEAITRFTKGQPAELTAPVLADAVRLMGDFAGAKRVSDVAESYPGRTTIQSVRFSTQKTNDILGAELSEENMTASMRHVEFTVEGTGNELLVTPPYWRADIHIAEDIVEEVGRLYGFDNITPTLPRRDFTAVRPDNFDQVRAEVRKALVRAGVNEVLTYSFVHGDLLTKAGQKPTDSYRLVNSLSPELQYYRQTITPSILNVVHGNVKQGYDKFALFEVNKAHPKQHGMTEENVPAEVDMIALTLTSKRPQAGAAYYEAKRILDYLAASLGLELRYAPMEVDPNYPVAAPFEHRRSALVTDRKTGTFLGIVGEYKKSVVRAFKLPEHTAGFEIGSIPVLEAVQKLTSGYTPISRYPSTERDVCFQVSLETAYQNVIDTAEAALVDIELEANVMPVDIYQAEGSTKKNITIRLGLTSHEKTLTGEEVASVMDIVTRQVVAATSATVI; encoded by the coding sequence ATGATTATTTCAGTAAACTGGCTTAAGAAATTTACCGACGTCGATTTGCCGATTGATGAATTAGCAATACTCATTGGTGCCCGCCTTGTTGAGATCGAAGAGATTATTGACTATGGCGCAAAATACAAAGATGTTGTTGTTGCAAAAGTTGTTGAGTGTAGACCACTCGAAGGATCGGATCATTTAAATGTAGCGATGCTTGATGATGGCGGCAAGACACACGATGTTGAGCGTGATGGAAACGGGTACGTACAAGTTGTCTGTGGTGCGCCAAACATTCGCAAAGATTTGCTGGTTGCATGGTTGCCGCCAAATACGGTCGTGCCGGAAACGTACGACACGAACGAGCCGTTTATATTGGGCGCACGTAAGCTGCGTGGCGTTATGAGTAATGGAATGATCGCAAGTCCACGCGAGCTTGCACTTTTTGACGAGCATGAAGGTATTTTAGAGCTCGATGAAGATTTTGCGCCAGGAGCGTCGTTCGCTGAAAGCTACGAGCTTAACGATTATTTGCTGGATATTGAAAACAAGTCGTTAACTCATCGTCCAGATACATTTGGGATTATTGGTTTTGCTCGTGAAGTTGCCGCGATTCAAGGTAAGACATTCAAAACGCCAAATTGGCTCGGGATGATTGAGCCGGAGTTTGCGCCGCGTGAAGGCGATGTCGAAGCGCCAACCGTTACAATTGAAGACGTAAATATCTCTCGTCGTTATCAAGCTGTTGTCCTATCGGGTGCAGATGGTGCGGCGAAATCACCACTGCGAATACAAACATACTTGTCGCGTGTTGGAGTTCGTCCTATCAATGCGATAGTCGATGTAACGAACTATCTTATGATGCTTACAGGACAACCGCTCCATGCGTTTGACTACGACAAACTAGTAGAAGTGGGTGGCGGTAAAGCTGATATTCATGTCCGCGTAGGTCGTGAGGGTGAAAAACTCGAGCTACTCGATGGTCGTGAGATTGTATTGACGCCAGAGGATATCGTTATTGCAGCGGGTGAGACGGCAATTGGCCTTGTAGGTGCGATGGGCGGTGCAAGTACCGAAATCGACAATACCACCAAAAATATCATTGTCGAGAGTGCCACATTTAATCTTTATAATCTCCGTGGTACACAAATGCGACATGGTATTTTTTCTGAAGCGATTACGCGTTTTACGAAGGGACAGCCTGCCGAGCTAACCGCACCGGTGCTTGCCGATGCCGTGCGTCTTATGGGCGACTTTGCTGGCGCAAAACGAGTAAGTGATGTAGCCGAAAGCTATCCCGGTAGAACGACTATTCAATCTGTACGTTTTTCGACTCAAAAGACCAATGACATTTTGGGTGCTGAGCTGTCAGAAGAAAATATGACAGCGAGTATGCGTCATGTTGAGTTTACTGTGGAGGGAACGGGCAATGAGCTGCTGGTTACGCCTCCATACTGGAGGGCGGACATTCACATTGCTGAGGATATTGTTGAAGAAGTAGGACGACTCTATGGCTTTGATAATATTACGCCAACACTTCCTAGACGTGATTTTACGGCTGTACGCCCAGATAATTTCGATCAAGTTCGCGCCGAGGTGCGAAAAGCATTGGTACGGGCTGGTGTAAATGAGGTGCTGACCTACAGCTTTGTGCATGGAGATCTTTTAACGAAAGCCGGGCAGAAACCAACCGATTCGTACCGTCTTGTTAATTCGCTTAGTCCCGAACTTCAGTATTATCGTCAAACTATTACGCCGAGTATTCTAAATGTTGTTCACGGGAATGTGAAGCAGGGATACGATAAGTTTGCATTGTTTGAAGTAAATAAGGCTCATCCAAAACAACACGGAATGACTGAAGAAAATGTGCCAGCTGAGGTGGACATGATTGCCCTGACGCTCACAAGTAAAAGACCCCAGGCGGGCGCCGCTTACTATGAGGCAAAAAGGATCTTAGATTACCTGGCCGCTTCTCTTGGTTTGGAACTGCGGTATGCTCCTATGGAAGTCGACCCTAATTATCCTGTTGCAGCACCATTCGAGCATCGCCGCTCTGCATTGGTGACTGACAGGAAGACCGGTACTTTTCTTGGTATTGTCGGTGAGTATAAAAAGTCTGTTGTTCGAGCCTTTAAGCTTCCAGAACACACTGCCGGATTTGAAATTGGTTCGATTCCCGTGTTAGAGGCTGTTCAGAAACTGACGAGTGGCTACACCCCCATTAGCCGTTATCCCAGCACAGAACGTGACGTATGCTTTCAGGTATCACTTGAGACGGCGTATCAAAATGTTATTGATACTGCCGAGGCTGCCCTGGTAGACATTGAACTTGAGGCGAATGTTATGCCAGTCGATATTTACCAGGCAGAAGGCTCGACGAAAAAGAATATCACCATTCGACTCGGTCTAACCTCTCACGAGAAGACACTTACGGGCGAAGAGGTCGCTTCAGTTATGGACATAGTCACAAGGCAAGTCGTCGCTGCTACTAGCGCAACCGTGATCTAG